The DNA segment CTGACCGGCGGTGACCACGACGCGTCCGCGCCCGGTCATCCCGTTGGCATAGCCGGACGGTCGCGGCCAGCCGTCGGGGGCAACGGGGGTGGGAAGTGCGCGTTCGTCGCTCATCGTGCGGCGTCCCTCTCGGTGTTTCCGTCGGTGGTGGGGCGGTCGTGCTCGCGGTCGCGCAATACGAAACGTTGCAGCTTGCCGGTGGCGGTGCGCGGCATGGCATCCACGAACTCGATGGCGCGCGGATACTTGTACGGCGCCAGCTGCTCCTTCACCCACGCTTGCAGCTGTCGAGCCGTCTCCGGCGAGCGGGCGACCCCCGGCTTGACCACGATGCACGCCTTCACCAGCTGCCCGCGATGCTCGTCGGGGACGCCGATCACGGCGCACTCCTGCACGGCCGGATGCTCCAGCAACACCCCCTCCACCTCGGGGCCGGAGATGTTGTATCCCGACGAGACGATCATGTCGTCGGTGCGCGCCTGGTACCAGAAGTAGCCATCGGCGTCGCGGATGTATGAGTCGCCGGTGAGGTTCCACCCATTGCGCGCGTACGCCTGCTGCCGCTCGAGGTTGAGCAGGTAGCGACACCCCGTGGGACCGCGTACCGCCAGGCGCCCGATCGTGCCGTCGGCGACGGGCCGCACATCGTCGTCCACGACGCACGCCTCATAGCCCGGCACCACACGCCCGGTCGACCCCGGTCGCACATCGCCCCCCGACGCCGAGATGAAGATGTGGAGCATCTCCGTCGCCCCGATCCCGTCGATGATGGTGAGCCCGGTCGCCTCCTTCCACGCATTGAAGGTCGACAGCGGCAACGCCTCACCAGCCGAGACACACCGCTTGAGCGAGGAGAGATCCTGGTCCTTCCGCACTCCCAGCATGGCGCGATACGCGGTGGGCGCGGTGAAGACCGTTGTCGCCTTGTAGTCGTGGATGGCCTGGATCAGGAAAGGGGGCGTCGCCTGCTCGAGCAGCACGCTGCTCGCCCCGAAGCGCATGGGGAAGAGCACCAGCCCACCCAACCCGAAGGTGAAGGCAAACGGCGGCGAACCAATGAAGACGTCGTCCATGTCCGGCTGGAGGACATAACGGGGAAAACAGTCGCAGATTGCCAGCACGTCGCGATGGAAGTGCATCGTCCCCTTCCCCTCGCCGGTCGTTCCCGAGGTGAAGGCAATGAGCGCCACGTCGTCGGCGGCGGTGGCGGCGTTCGCGAACGTCGTCGGCTTCCCCGCCATGCGCGCCTCGAGCGACTGCGAGGCGTCGGCGCCTGGCTGCACGTTGTACTCCACCACGCGCGCCCCGTCGCGCGCGCGGCCGTCGGCGTGGTGCGCCATGGCCACGGCGCAGTCGGCGGTGAGGCGAGCGTCGGTGATGGCCAACGCGATACGCGCCTTGTCGGCGATGAAGACCAGCTCCCGCGCGCGGCTCAGCGGCACTGTAGTCACCACGATGCCGCCCGCCTTCAACACCGCGAACCAGAGCGCCGCCAGCATTGGCGAGTTGGGGCCGCGCAGCATCACGCGGTTCCCGGGCACCACCCCCAGGTCGTCCACCAGCACGTGGGCGAGCTGGTTGGCCTTTGCCAGGAGTTCCGCGTACGTCCACCGAATGCCCGGCGCAATGAAGCAGGCGCGATCCCCCCATCCGCGCGCCACCGCCGCATCGAGCAGCTCGGCGGCGCAGTTGAGCCGGTCGGGATAGGCCAACTCCGGAATGCCGCTGTAGTCCATCCGCGGCCACGATTCGCGTGGCGGCAGGGCATCGCGCGCGAAGGTGTCGACGTGGGCGGTCGGGACGCCGCCGGGGAGACGAGGGGAGGTCGCTGCCGTCATGCGTGGGGGCCGGCGTTCAGTGCGCGCTGGATGTCGTGCCGTCGTTCATGGCCTTCGCCGCCTCGAGGAGCTGTCCGGCGATCACCAGCTTCTGGATCTCGCTCGTTCCCTCATAGATGCGCAGCGCGCGCACCTCGCGATAGAGCGATTCGACGATGTTGCCGACCTGGATCCCGCGTCCGCCAAGGAGCTGGACCGCCGAGTCGATCACCTGCTGCGCGCTCTCGGTTGCATGTAGTTTGGCCATCGCCGCCTCGCGCGTGACGCGCGCGCCGCGCGTGTCCTTGGCCCACGCCGCACGATAGACGAGGAGCGCGCTGGCATCCACGGCCAGCGCCATTTCGGCCAGCCTGGCCTGCGTGAGCTGGAAATCGCTCAGCGCCTGGCCAAAGGCGCGCCGCGCGCGCGTGTGGGCGACGGCCTCGTCCAGGGCGCGCCGCGCCATGCCGAGTGCGGCCGCGCCGACCGTCGAGCGAAAGACGTCGAGCGTCGCCAACGCCACGCGCAATCCCTTGCCCGGCTCGCCGATCAGCGCGGTGGGGGGGACGCGCACGGCATCGAAGGTGATGCGCGCCAATGGGTGCGGGGCAATCACGTCCAGCCGCTCGGCGACCGCAAAGCCTGGCGTATCGGCATCCACGACGAAGGCGGCGAACGCTCGTTCGCCGCCTTCCGGATACCGCGCGAAGACCGTGTAGAAGTCGGCGATCCCGCCATTCGAGATCCAGGTCTTCTCGCCATCGAGGCGCCACCACCCGTCGTGCTCGCGGCGGGCGGTGGTCGACATCGCCACCACGTCGCTTCCGGCGTTAGGCTCGGAGAGGGCGAAGGCGGCAATCGCCTCGCCGCGCGCCACGCGTGGGAGGTACCGCGCCTTGAGCGCCTCGCTCCCGAAGAGCGAGATGGGGCCGCTCCCCAGCCCCTGCATCGCGAAGGCGAAGTCGGCCAGCCCGTTGTGGTAGGCCAGCGTCTCGCGCGCCAGGCAGAGCGTGCGCACGTCGAGCGTGTCGCGCGCCCCGCCGTGTGCGGCCGGGACCACGTGCTGCAGCCACCCGCCCTGCCCGAACCGCAGTGCCAGCGTCATCGACGCCACGTCCACCGACTCGCTCGCGATGAGCTCCTCCCACGCGTCAACCTCCAACTCGGCGAAGCGCCGCAGCGACCGCGCGAAATCGCGATGCGATGTGTCGAAGAACGGCCAGTCGAGGAAGGTCGTGTCGGCCATCGCGTGGTGCCTCAGTTCCCCTCGAACTTGGGCGCGGCGCGCCGGATGAAGGCGCGGTACGCGCGCTCGAAGTCGTTCGTCGTCATGCACACCGCCTGCGCCTGCGCCTCGTGCTCCAGCGCCGCCTCCAGCGACATCGTCGCCTCGACATTCAGGCACGCCTTGGTGACGCCGTGCGCGAAGGTGGGGCCGTCGGCCAGCAGCCGTGCCAGCGCGAGCGCCTCCAGCTGCAACGATTCCGGCGACACGAGGCGGTTGTAGAACCCCCACCGCTCCCCTTCCTCCGCACTCATGAAGCGCCCCGTGTAGAGCAGCTCGGCGGCGCGCCCCAGCCCAACGATGCGCGGCAGCAGCTGGCACGCCCCCATGTCGGCGCCGCTCAGCCCCACGCGCACGAAGAGGAAGGCGGTGCGCGCGCGCTCCGTCGCCAGGCGCACGTCGCTCGCCATCGCCATGATCGCCCCCGCACCGGCGCAGACGCCATCCACCGCCGCAACGATCGGCTGCGGGCAGGCGCGCATCGCGGCCACCAGCCCCCCCGTCATGCGCGTGAACGCCAGGAGGTCGGCCGTGCGGGCGCCGTTCTTCGCCTCCACCAGCGGGCCAATGATCTCGTGCACGTCGCCGCCGGAGCAGAAGTTCTCGCCGGCGCCCGTGACGACCACCACCTGCACGTCGCCCGCGTGGACGAGCGACCGGAAGAGCGACGTCAGCTCGGCGTACGACTCGAAGGTGAGCGGGTTCTTCCGCTCGGGGCGGTCGAGCGTGATGGTCCCCACGCCGTCCTCCACCGACCACCGGAAGTGGGCAGGGGCGTAGCCGGCAAGGGTGAGGCGGGGCGAGGTGGTCATGTCGGTCGCGCTCGGCGTTGCGTCGGGTGAAGCTGTCACCGCGGCGCCCGGGCGTCCAGCGCCCCCAGCTGGCGCTCCAACTGCGACTTCCCGACGCGGTACATGGGCGGCCAGTGCTGCGCCACGTGGCCTAACGAGGCCGCCGCGCGCAGCGTCCAGTGCGGGTCGGACAGGTGCGGACGCCCCAGCGCGCACAAGTCGGCGCGTCCCGCAGCGATGATCGAGTTCACCTGGTCCGCTTCGGTGATGTTCCCTACCGCAATCGTCCTCGCCCCCAGCTCGTTGCGTATGCGGTCGCTGAACGGCGTCTGCCACATGCGTCCGTACACCGGCTTCTGTTCCGGATGCACCTGCCCCGTCGACACGTGGATGATGTCGGCCCCCGCATCGAGGAACGCGCGCGCGATCGACACCGACTCCTCCCCAGTCACTCCGCCCTCGACCCAGTCCGTCGCCGAGATGCGGACCGAGATGGGTCGATCCTGCGGCCACACCTCGCGGACGGCGCGAAAGACCTCGACCGGGAAGCGCACGCGGTTCTCCACCGCGCCGCCGTACGCGTCGGTGCGCCGGTTGGCCAGCGGCGAGAGGAACGACGACAGCAGGTAGCCGTGCGCGCAGTGCAGCTCGAGCATGTCGAAGTCCGCCTCGATGGCGAGGCGCACGGCGCGCGTGAAGTCGTGCACGACCTGGTCCATGTCGGCGCGCGACATGGCGCGCGGCACCTGCATCGTGGGGCGATAGGGGATCGCCGACGGCGCGATGACCTCCCAGGCCTCCCTGGCATCGAGCGGCGTGTCGCCCCCCTCCAATCCCAGCGCCGTGGCTCCCTTGCGCCCGGAGTGTCCCAGCTGCAACGCGATCTTCGCCCGCGACCACTGGTGCACGTAGTTGGTCACCCGCTGCCACGCCGTCGCGTGCCCCTCATGGTACATCCCGGTGCAGCCGAGCGTGATGCGCCCCTCGGGGGAGACACACGTCATCTCCGTCATCACCAGCCCGGCCCCCCCCATGGCCCGCGCCCCATAGTGCACGAGGTGGAAGTCGTTCGGCGTCCCGTCGGTGGCGCAGTACATGTCCATCGGCGAGACGACGATGCGGTTCTCCACCGTCATCCCGCGCAGCCGGAGCGGGGTGAAGAGCGGGGGTGTGGGACGCGCGGCGGTGCCCGTTGCACCTGCGCCCGTTGCGCCTGCGCCTGCGCCCGTCGCCGCGGGCGCCGCGCAAGCCTGCGCCTCACGCTCGGCGCCCGAGGCGAACCAGCGCTCCACTCCATCCAGGTACGCCGCGTCGCGCAGCCGCAGGTTCTCGTGGCTCACGCGCTGCGAGCGCGTGAGGAGCGAGTAGGCGAACTGCTCCGGCTCCAGCGAGACGTAGCGCTTCACGTGCTCGAACCATTCCATCGAGTTGCGCGCCGCGTTCTGGATGCGGAGCGCCTCGGTGATGCGTTGCGCCTGGTAGCGATCGATCGCCTGGTCCATCTCCGGCGTGAGCGCGCCGCCGCGCGCCGAGTGCTGGTCGGGGACCGCGGTGACCTCGCGCGCCAGGGCGATCGCATCCTCCATCGCCAGCTTGGTCCCACTCCCGATCGAGAAGTGCGCCGTGTGCGCGGCATCGCCCACGAGGGCGATGTTGCCAAAGCGCCAGCGCTCGCAGGTGATGCGATGGAACGCCCCCCACGGCTCGCGCACGCGATGGGGCGTTGCGTTGTACTCCAGGCGATGCCCGCCCAGCCACTTCGCGAACATCTCCTCGCAGCGCGCGATCGTCTCGGCGGCGTTCATTTGGTCGAAGCCCGCGGCGTACCACGAGGCCTCGTCGCACTCGACGATGAACGTGGAGCGTTGCGTGTCGAAGCGATAGGCGTGCACCTGGTACACGCCAGTGGGCGTCTCGAGGATGATGAAGGTGAAGGCGTCGAAGAGCCTGGACGTCCCCAGCCAGATGTAGCGGTTGGTGCGCGCGTCGGTAGCCACGCCGAACTCACGGGCGTAGGTCCGGCGCACCATCGAGTTGACGCCGTCGGCGGCGACAATGAGGTCGCCCCCCTTGGCCTGCACCGCGGCGACATCCGGAAGCTCCGTGCGGTAGTGCAGCGTCACGCCTAACGACTCGGCGCGTCGTTGCAGGATCTGGAGGAGCGCCTTGCGCGCGATCCCGCTGAAGCCATGCCCGCCGGAGGTGATCGTCCGACCGCGCACATGGATGTCGATGTCGTCCCAGTGCGCGAAGTGGTCGGTGATGGCGACGTACGTCTCCTCGTCCGCCTGGCGAAAGTTCTCCAGCGTCTGGTCGGAGAAGACGACCCCCCACCCGAATGTGTCGTCCGGCGCGTTGCGTTCGTACAGGGTGACGTGATCCTGCGAGCGCTCCTTCTTGTGCAGGAGGGCGTAGTAGAGCCCAGCGGGCCCCCCTCCCAGGACGGTGACGTTCATCAGAAGTCCGGATGCGGATTGTCGTCCATGAATCCCCACGCGGCGAGTTCGCCCGCCAGCTCGTCGTTTGGCTTCGCCGGACGGACGAAGTACCACCACTCGCGCCCCGGGTCCAGTCCGTCATCCTCCTCGACCTCCTCGCCCCACAGGCAAGGGCAGGGGAGCGTCACGGCGCGCATCCGGGCATCGAGCGCCTCCACGCGCCCCTCGACCTGCTCGCGCTCGTCAGGCATGGCGACGGCCAGCGCGGCAAAGAGCGTGTCGCGCAGGTCCATGTCGTTCAGGTAGTCGTCGAACCCGAAGGGGTACCCTTCCTCGACGCTGCGCACGATCGCGTCCCACTTGCTGGCGAGGCCGGCCAGCCCGCCTTCCACCACGTCGTCGGGACAGCCGCGCTCGATCAGCAACCGACGCACCACGTCAAATTCGCTCATGGGTCTCTCGATGGATGATGCTGCCGCGCACTAGAGTGGCTTCGGAACCGGTGGCCGCGGCGCCGGCGCACTGCGCCCGCAACGGCGCGGCTACCGGTTCCGCTATCACTTGTCGCCCCCCGGGCGTCGCCGCGCCTGGCGCCGGAAGTAGCGCTCGCCGTCGTTGGGCTTGAAGAAGGTCCGAATCGTCCCGTCGTCGTCGAAGGCGACAAAGCTCCCCGCCGACTTGTCGAAGCGCGACACCGTCCCGTCGCCACGCCGGAGCTCGAGGATGTCGCCCCCCACCGGCGCGTCGCGCAGCGCTTGCGCCTGGCGGAGGTATTCCCCCTTGCCGATCGCCCCGAACTCCGCGCCATGCTTCTCGAAGTGCTCATCCAGCCGCTGCCTCGAGCGGAAGCCGACATCGGCGCCAAAGCCTTGCGACGGCTCGGCGCGCGCTTTCGCCCGCGCTGGCGCTTCGCGCGCGTTGGCCGGCCGCGCCTGCTGCTCGCGCGCGTTGGCCGCGACCGCCTTCGCCGCCAGCGAGTCGTCGTCAGCACCAGCAACGTCGCGCACCGCGGGCGCGGGAGCACCGCCGCAGGCGACAACGATCGCCAACCACACCCACGTCGAGAACCGGCGCACGAGCCGAGTCATGCCTCGCTCACTTCGCGCCTAACCAGGCCGCGCGGAAGGCGCGCACCGCGTCGGTCACCGGTTCTCCCGCCGCCTCGAACGTCACGATCTCGATGCGCGGGCTCTCGCCAAGAGTAAGCATCGCATCGATCGTCGTCCCGCGCGACTCGAAGCTGATCGGCACGACGTCGCCCGGCTTGTGCGCCGAGAGCGCGGCGCTGAATTCGGCGCTCCCCGACATCGGGCGCCCGTCGATGGAGACGATGCGATCGTTGCGATCGATGCCCACCGCGTACAGCGGGGAGCCAATGGGCGTTGGCGCGGTGACCACCGCCTTGCCCCCCTCGTATCGGAGCGCGACATCGCCGGCCCACGCGGCACCACTGCGCGCCTTGCGCACCACGAAGCCTCCCCGGCGTAACAGCTCGGCGTAGGGCGCGGCCTCGCGTCCCTCGATGTAGCGCGCGAAGAAGTCGCGCGCGAACGCCGCGTCGCCCGACACGCGCGCCAGCGCGGCGCGCGCGTCGGCCACCGTGTACGGCTTGACCGGTGCAGCGTTCCGTTGCTGCACGCCGTGCGTCTTCCACATCTCGCGCATGAAGTCGTCGAGCGTCTTGCCACGTTCGCGCAGCGTGAGGTCAAGCGCCAGCGCGATCGCTTGTCCGAAGGGGTAGTACGAGATGAAGGTGTTCCCCTTGTTCTGCGGGTCGATCGAGACGGCGGCGTCGGTGAACGGCGCCTGCTGGCTCATTTCGACGGCCGAGAAGAAGCGGCGTCCGGGGGCGTTGAGCACGAGGTTGACCGCGCCCGCCATGTCCTGCGCGAACTCGGCGTCGTCCTGCAATCCCGCGCGGCGCACGATGAGCGGGCCGTAGTAGCTGGTGAACCCCTCCGCCAGCCACAACTCCCCCGACATGTTGGCCTCCTCGTACGAGAACGGCTCCAGCGTCCTTGGGCGAATGCGCTCCACGTTCCAGGCGTGGAAGAACTCGTGCGACACCGTCCCCAGGAGGCCGTCCATCGACGTGGCCAGCGCGCCGCTGCTCGTGAGCGAGGTCGAGTTGCGGTGTTCCATCCCGTCGCCCGAGGCCCAGGGCAGGTAGGTCGCCAGGAAGGTGTAGCTCCCGCCATCGAAGTCGGGGAGCGTGCCGAACACCTGCGCGGCCTGCTCGACGATCGCTTTCGTGGCCTTGAAGTACGCATCGCCCTCGGCCGACGTGCCGAGATGGTGAAGGGCGATCCGCATCGTGTACGTCTTCCCGTTCGCCGCCGCGTCCCACGCGTACCACGCCTGCGCCCCCAGGTGGGTCGGCGAGTCCATGAAGTACTGGAGGTGTGGCGCGGTGAAGGTCGACGAGTCGCTGGTGGGAAAGAGCTGCGTCGCCACCGTCCATGAAGAATCCGGGCGACGGAACGTCACGCGCACCGGGCGCGTTTCCATTCCTCGCGCCCAGGCGAACGTTGCCGGGATGTTGAGGTGCGCCATGCTCCGGTCGATCCCTGCGTACGTCCCGTCGGCGCGATCTCCAAAGAGCGTGTACGTCACCTGCACCGTTCCGTCGTGCCCGCGCACGTCCCACTGGTGCGGGTTGGGGCGCGTGATGGAGAGTGCGCGCCCCTTCGAGTCCACCGCCTTGAAGTTGTAGACGTTCTTCGCGAACTCGTGCAGCGCATAGCGTCCGGGCGACGAGCGGCTCATGCGCACTTGCAGCGCCCCGGGCGGGACGTTGCGCCACGTCACCGACACCTCCCCTTCGTGATGCGCGGCGTTGGGAAAGGCGATGGAGTATTCCACCGCTGCGGCCTTGGCGTTAGGCGCGCGCTGCGCCTGCGAAACAGGGGCGGCGATGAGTAGCGGGGCGGCGACGGCAAGGACAGCGGCGCGCGCGAGCGGGACGTGGCGCATGAGGCAGGGCACGAGATGGTGAGCGGCGAACGGGAGAATCTACCGCTCTGGACGCGACTTGGTGCGTTTCGCCGCCTTCACCTGCCTGGGATCGAACTGCGCCCTGCGTCCCCCCGTCCAGATCACCAGCGACCCGCACCCCTCGAGCGTCTGGAACTGCACCGGCACGCTCCCGCCGCGCGGGTACACCTCCATGGCCCGGATGTCCTGCACGTTGACGAACGAGTCGATGTCCCCGTCGATGTTCATCACGCGCATGCCGTCCACCCAGATCGAGGGCTTGCAGTAGGCCTGGAAGCCCATCCCGCGCATCAGGATCACGTGCCCGAAGCCGCCGCTCGGCAGGACCCGCACTCCCGGCGTCATCTGCAGCAGGTCGCCGACGTAGATCGGGTTGCGCCTCGCGATCGCCTCCTCGTCGAAGAAGGTGCCGAAGCCGCGCTTGCGACGCTCGTCGAACTCGCGCATCTCGCGCGACTTCCAGACACTCTGCGCCGTGACACGCACCGTATCGAGGTAGGTCCCGAACGATTCAAGCCGGAAGTCGGCCACCGTTTCGTTGCGCTCGGAGACGTCGATTGCCCGGCGTTGCGGGAGAAAGCCTAACGCGCGCGCCTCGACCGTGTACGTCCCGGCCGGGAGCTGTTCCAGGCGGAAGGACCCCGTCGAGTTGGTCGTCGCGTCGAGCCCCGCCCCCCAGAAGGCGAGGCGCGCCCCTTCCAGCGGCGTGCCATCGGGCTTGCGCACCGTGCCGCGCAGCGTCGCGTCGCCCCGCCGCACCATCACCGTCTCGGCCAGCGTCGTCCCCGACGTCGAGTCGGTCGAGGAGTCGCGCACGGCGACCGCGCGCGAGGCGCCCACGAGCAGGTCGCGCCGCACGAGCCCCGTGGCCGGGACCTCCAACTCGGCGAAGCCGGACGAATCCGCCCCGCTTGCCGCCAGCACCATCACCATTGCTCCCACCGGGAGCCCGCACACCGCCGCCACCCCCTGGTCGTTCGGCTCGCGCTCCACCGATTGCACCGACCGCTGGATCCCGCCCGCGCCGATCGTGATCTCCGACCACTGCACCCGCACCGTGGCCGCCGTGCGCACGAAGCCGTTGTCGGCCCCGCGCACCGTGCCCAGGTAGAGCCCCACGGAGTCCACCACCGCGCGCGCGCCGCAGAAGACCTGACGGAGCGTCGGCGCCGACGGCACCGCCAGCGGCGCGCGCAGGTCGCCGCGCTCCCGCACGTCCACGCGCGACAGCGGCGCCTGCACCCCTAACGAGTCCAGCAGCGGATGATAGAACCCGAGCAGGTACGTCCCCGCCTCCACCGAGTCGAAGACAAAGGCCCCACTCGCCGCCGACTCCGTCGACCGCGCCTGCCGCGACGCCGTCGCGGTCACCAGCTGCACGATCGCGCCCGCCAGCGGCCGCGACGACAGCGAGTCGAAGACCACCCCCGAGATCCGCGAGCGCACCACCGACGAGTCGCCCTGCGCGCGCGCCAGTGCCGGCAGCAGCACGCTGGCCAGCGCCCCCACCAGGACTCGTCCCCGTCGCCACGCCATCCTGCTCATGCCATCACCTCGCCTCGTAGAGACGCATCGTCGAGTTTGTCATGTGCCGCAACTCCGCGTGCTCCGCCGTGAAGGAACTTCCCCCAGATTCGCCTAACGCCGAACCGCCCCCCGCTTCCCCAACCACCCCCGCGCCCCCGTCCAGACCACGATCGACCCGCAGTCCGGTGCCTGGAACTCCACCGGCGCCTGGATCCGCCTCGGATACACCTCCAGCGCCCGAACGATGCTCACCGGAATCAGGTGGTCGATGTCACTCTCGTACCTCGGCAGCCGCAAGCCGTCCACCACCAGCTCGGGCTCGCAGCGCGCCTCCCCGTCCGAGCCGCGCATCTTCACCGCCCGCACACCGTCCGTCGTCACCACATCCACTCCCGCAATCCCGCGCAACAGGTCGCTGAACGCCAGCGGTTGCCGGCGCTCCAACCCCTCGGGGTCGAGAAAGACACCCTGCGACAGCGCGCGCCGCCGCACGAACCCCGCCATCACGTCGCCCAGCGCGGGGCGCGCGCCGTACACGCGAATCGTGTCGATCGTCGTCGGGAACTCCTCCAGCGGAAGGTCCACCACCACCTCCTGCTGCGCCACCAGGTCCACCAGCTCGCGCCGAGGTGCGTAGCCCAGCGCCCGCAGCTCCAGCATGCGCGTCCCTGCCGGGACACCGGCCAGGGTGAACTCCCCGCGCGCATTGCTGCGCACCTCCCGCGTTTCCCCGTACAGCCGCACGCGAGCCCCCGCCAGCGGCTCGCCGTACGGCGTGCGCACCGTCCCGCGCACCGTGCTCGACACGGCGCCCCCAGCGTGCGGCGAGACCTCCACGTCGCGCACCAGCAGGTCACGCACCAGCAATCCGTCGTTGGGGACGCTCACCTCGAGCGTCGCCCCCGAGTCGCGCCCCGCCGCGGCATTCACCAGCACCAGCCCCCCGGCGGGGACCTCGCACAGCGTGAACCACCCGTCGTCGGCCGAACGCGCCTTCACCTCGCGCACTTTCACCTCGGCGCCGCGCTTCCCGATCACGATCTCGCTCCAGCGTCCCCGCACCGATGCCCCTTCCACCGGACCCGTCGTCGCGGCGCTGCGCACGTATCCCATCACCGCCCCCGACGAATCGCGCATGGCCCCCGACCCGCACGCGCGCCGCAGCACCGTCGCGACGGCGGGGACCGCCAGGTCGATTGCCAGGACCTCGTCGTCGCGCACGTCGATCGTCGACGTCGGCGCCTCCACCCCGAGCGAATCGAGCTTGGCGTGGTAGAAGCCGAGCAGGAACGTGCCCCGCTCGACGGCGGCAAAGGCGTAGCGCCCCGTGGAGTCGGTCGTCGCCGTCAGCCGCAACGTCCCGCGCT comes from the Gemmatimonadaceae bacterium genome and includes:
- a CDS encoding AMP-binding protein, with translation MTAATSPRLPGGVPTAHVDTFARDALPPRESWPRMDYSGIPELAYPDRLNCAAELLDAAVARGWGDRACFIAPGIRWTYAELLAKANQLAHVLVDDLGVVPGNRVMLRGPNSPMLAALWFAVLKAGGIVVTTVPLSRARELVFIADKARIALAITDARLTADCAVAMAHHADGRARDGARVVEYNVQPGADASQSLEARMAGKPTTFANAATAADDVALIAFTSGTTGEGKGTMHFHRDVLAICDCFPRYVLQPDMDDVFIGSPPFAFTFGLGGLVLFPMRFGASSVLLEQATPPFLIQAIHDYKATTVFTAPTAYRAMLGVRKDQDLSSLKRCVSAGEALPLSTFNAWKEATGLTIIDGIGATEMLHIFISASGGDVRPGSTGRVVPGYEACVVDDDVRPVADGTIGRLAVRGPTGCRYLLNLERQQAYARNGWNLTGDSYIRDADGYFWYQARTDDMIVSSGYNISGPEVEGVLLEHPAVQECAVIGVPDEHRGQLVKACIVVKPGVARSPETARQLQAWVKEQLAPYKYPRAIEFVDAMPRTATGKLQRFVLRDREHDRPTTDGNTERDAAR
- a CDS encoding acyl-CoA dehydrogenase family protein, giving the protein MADTTFLDWPFFDTSHRDFARSLRRFAELEVDAWEELIASESVDVASMTLALRFGQGGWLQHVVPAAHGGARDTLDVRTLCLARETLAYHNGLADFAFAMQGLGSGPISLFGSEALKARYLPRVARGEAIAAFALSEPNAGSDVVAMSTTARREHDGWWRLDGEKTWISNGGIADFYTVFARYPEGGERAFAAFVVDADTPGFAVAERLDVIAPHPLARITFDAVRVPPTALIGEPGKGLRVALATLDVFRSTVGAAALGMARRALDEAVAHTRARRAFGQALSDFQLTQARLAEMALAVDASALLVYRAAWAKDTRGARVTREAAMAKLHATESAQQVIDSAVQLLGGRGIQVGNIVESLYREVRALRIYEGTSEIQKLVIAGQLLEAAKAMNDGTTSSAH
- a CDS encoding enoyl-CoA hydratase family protein, which produces MTTSPRLTLAGYAPAHFRWSVEDGVGTITLDRPERKNPLTFESYAELTSLFRSLVHAGDVQVVVVTGAGENFCSGGDVHEIIGPLVEAKNGARTADLLAFTRMTGGLVAAMRACPQPIVAAVDGVCAGAGAIMAMASDVRLATERARTAFLFVRVGLSGADMGACQLLPRIVGLGRAAELLYTGRFMSAEEGERWGFYNRLVSPESLQLEALALARLLADGPTFAHGVTKACLNVEATMSLEAALEHEAQAQAVCMTTNDFERAYRAFIRRAAPKFEGN
- a CDS encoding bifunctional salicylyl-CoA 5-hydroxylase/oxidoreductase, whose product is MNVTVLGGGPAGLYYALLHKKERSQDHVTLYERNAPDDTFGWGVVFSDQTLENFRQADEETYVAITDHFAHWDDIDIHVRGRTITSGGHGFSGIARKALLQILQRRAESLGVTLHYRTELPDVAAVQAKGGDLIVAADGVNSMVRRTYAREFGVATDARTNRYIWLGTSRLFDAFTFIILETPTGVYQVHAYRFDTQRSTFIVECDEASWYAAGFDQMNAAETIARCEEMFAKWLGGHRLEYNATPHRVREPWGAFHRITCERWRFGNIALVGDAAHTAHFSIGSGTKLAMEDAIALAREVTAVPDQHSARGGALTPEMDQAIDRYQAQRITEALRIQNAARNSMEWFEHVKRYVSLEPEQFAYSLLTRSQRVSHENLRLRDAAYLDGVERWFASGAEREAQACAAPAATGAGAGATGAGATGTAARPTPPLFTPLRLRGMTVENRIVVSPMDMYCATDGTPNDFHLVHYGARAMGGAGLVMTEMTCVSPEGRITLGCTGMYHEGHATAWQRVTNYVHQWSRAKIALQLGHSGRKGATALGLEGGDTPLDAREAWEVIAPSAIPYRPTMQVPRAMSRADMDQVVHDFTRAVRLAIEADFDMLELHCAHGYLLSSFLSPLANRRTDAYGGAVENRVRFPVEVFRAVREVWPQDRPISVRISATDWVEGGVTGEESVSIARAFLDAGADIIHVSTGQVHPEQKPVYGRMWQTPFSDRIRNELGARTIAVGNITEADQVNSIIAAGRADLCALGRPHLSDPHWTLRAAASLGHVAQHWPPMYRVGKSQLERQLGALDARAPR
- a CDS encoding M61 family metallopeptidase produces the protein MRHVPLARAAVLAVAAPLLIAAPVSQAQRAPNAKAAAVEYSIAFPNAAHHEGEVSVTWRNVPPGALQVRMSRSSPGRYALHEFAKNVYNFKAVDSKGRALSITRPNPHQWDVRGHDGTVQVTYTLFGDRADGTYAGIDRSMAHLNIPATFAWARGMETRPVRVTFRRPDSSWTVATQLFPTSDSSTFTAPHLQYFMDSPTHLGAQAWYAWDAAANGKTYTMRIALHHLGTSAEGDAYFKATKAIVEQAAQVFGTLPDFDGGSYTFLATYLPWASGDGMEHRNSTSLTSSGALATSMDGLLGTVSHEFFHAWNVERIRPRTLEPFSYEEANMSGELWLAEGFTSYYGPLIVRRAGLQDDAEFAQDMAGAVNLVLNAPGRRFFSAVEMSQQAPFTDAAVSIDPQNKGNTFISYYPFGQAIALALDLTLRERGKTLDDFMREMWKTHGVQQRNAAPVKPYTVADARAALARVSGDAAFARDFFARYIEGREAAPYAELLRRGGFVVRKARSGAAWAGDVALRYEGGKAVVTAPTPIGSPLYAVGIDRNDRIVSIDGRPMSGSAEFSAALSAHKPGDVVPISFESRGTTIDAMLTLGESPRIEIVTFEAAGEPVTDAVRAFRAAWLGAK
- a CDS encoding carboxypeptidase regulatory-like domain-containing protein, translating into MSRMAWRRGRVLVGALASVLLPALARAQGDSSVVRSRISGVVFDSLSSRPLAGAIVQLVTATASRQARSTESAASGAFVFDSVEAGTYLLGFYHPLLDSLGVQAPLSRVDVRERGDLRAPLAVPSAPTLRQVFCGARAVVDSVGLYLGTVRGADNGFVRTAATVRVQWSEITIGAGGIQRSVQSVEREPNDQGVAAVCGLPVGAMVMVLAASGADSSGFAELEVPATGLVRRDLLVGASRAVAVRDSSTDSTSGTTLAETVMVRRGDATLRGTVRKPDGTPLEGARLAFWGAGLDATTNSTGSFRLEQLPAGTYTVEARALGFLPQRRAIDVSERNETVADFRLESFGTYLDTVRVTAQSVWKSREMREFDERRKRGFGTFFDEEAIARRNPIYVGDLLQMTPGVRVLPSGGFGHVILMRGMGFQAYCKPSIWVDGMRVMNIDGDIDSFVNVQDIRAMEVYPRGGSVPVQFQTLEGCGSLVIWTGGRRAQFDPRQVKAAKRTKSRPER